Genomic window (Luteibacter yeojuensis):
CTCGTAGCACTCGAGCATCGCCATCACCGTCGGTTCGGTGGCGGCGATCTTCAGTGGCTTGCCAGCCGCGGCGCTCCGGAACACGCAGGCGGCGCGGTCGGGTTCGACGACGGTCGTCATGGGCGCCCAGCTGCCGTAGGCATCGGCGAGGCATGCGGCGACTGCCGCGGCCATGCCGCCGACCCCGGCCTGGAGGAAGACGTGCGTCGGCGGCTCGGGCAGTGCGTCGACGATCTCACGCACAATCGCGGTATAGCCTTGCATGACCAGCAGCGGGACATGCTCGTACCCGATCCATGACGTATCCGACACCAGCCGCCATCCGCATTCCGCGCACAAGCGCGATGCCTGTGCCACCGCATCGTCGTAGGTACCCGGAACGCGGATGATCGTGGCGCCCGCGTTCCTGATGGCGTCCACGCGCGGGCCACTGACGCCCTCATGGACAACGATCGCGGACTGCGCCCCCATCCTGGCCGCGCCCATCGCCACGGACCGGCCATGGTTGCCGTCGGTGGCGCATGCGAAGGTCATCGTTCTCGCCACGGCTTCCACCGCGGGCGTCTGGAGTTCGTCGAACGTCACGGTGCGCGTCAGTCGCAAGCTCGCTTCCTCGAGGATCATCCGGGCCACGGCATAACCGCCACCGAGTGCCTTGAAGCTCCCCATGCCGAGACGGAAGCCTTCGTCTTTCACGTGGATGGCGGCGACGTCTAGATGGGCGGCCAGAGCGCGCAGCGAGTGCAGCGGCGTGGGATCTCCGCCGCCACTCAACCTCAGGAAAGTGTCCAGGTCGGGGTTCGGCTTGCACTGCAGGGCCAGCCTGTCGGCCTTTTCCAGCGGTTGCCGGTAGTCGGGCAGGGTATTGAGTTCGAACATGGTGTCAGGATCCTCCATGAACGAATAATAGCTGCGTAACAATCCATCGATTGCTGTATAAATGCGCTTCAAACGAACAATTTGTGCGTGAAACCATGGCTCGTCCCCGCCGCTCCGCCACGATCGATCCGCCCGACGCCTTCGATCTCGCCATCCTCCGCATCCTCCAGCAGGACAACCTGACGCCACAGCGAGTGATCGGCGATCGTGTGAACCTCTCCGCGCCCGCCGTGCAACGCCGCATCCGGCGCATGGAGAAGGAGGGCGTCATCCAGGAAAACGTGGCGGTCGTCGACCCCGAGCGAATCGGCAGCGCGCTCACGATCGTGGTGCTCGTGCAGGTGGAGAACGAGACCTCCGACCTCATCGACAAGGCAAAGAAGAGCTTCACGGACGATCCCAATGTGCAGCAGTGCTACTACGTCACCGGAGCCACCGACTTCGTGCTGGTCGTGACGGTGGCGGACATGGCCGAATACGAGCGCCTTACCCGCCGGCTGTTCTTCGCCAACGGCAACGTGAAGCGGTTCGAGACGCTCATCGCCATGGATCGCGTGAAGACGTCGCTCCGGGTACCCATCGAGGCCCCGGAACGGCGCTAACGTCGCTGCTGTATCGCGAGAAGGGAACCGAAGCCGACGAGCACGGCGCCGCACGCCCGGTCCATCCATGTCTGGGTGGCCGGCCTTCCCTCGAGGAGGTTCCTGAAGCGCGCGCCAACCAATGCAAGCACCATCGACCAGCACAGGCCCGTCGCGATGAAGCTGAGGCCAAGGACCAGCAGGGCGAACGGCACGTTCGCCGCATGCAGGGAAACGAAGGGTGGGAGGAACGCCAGGTAGAACAAGGCGACCTTGGGATTGAGCGCGTTGGTGAAAAGCCCCTGCATGAACGCCGGCATGAATCCGCGGCCTTCGGTCACGGTGGCCGTCTCCGCAACGGGCCGTTTCAGGAGCATGCGAATACCAAGCCAGCACAGGTAAGCCGCGCCGATGTACTTGAGTGCGGCAAATGCCGCCGCCGACGTGGCGAGGATGGTCGAAACGCCCAGCACGGCCGCCACGGTATGGACGAGACAGCCTGCGTTGATGCCCAGCGCGGCCGCGATGCCGACAACCCGGCCCTCGCGGCTGCTGCGCGCCAGTATGTAGAACGTATCCAGCCCCGGTGTCAGGTTCAGGACGGCGCATCCCATGAGGAATGCGCCGAAATGATCGATGCCCGGCATGTCAGATATGGGCATCGAGCGGTGCGGTATACACCTCGTCGATCACGTCGCCGGTGTTGCGTGTCGCCGCCGGCTCGAAAATGATCACTTCGGCTTCTTCGTCCGCTGCGGTGCGGTGCTCCACGCCGCAGGGAACCACCACCATTTCCCCAGGATGGAGTTCCACGACGCGGTCCCTGAACTCGACACGGAACACGCCGCGCCAAACCAGGAACATTTCTTCCTCGACCGCATGCGTGTGCCAGGGGAAGACACCTTGCACCTTGACGACCTTGACTTCCTGGCCGTTCAAGCCTGCGATCGTCTTGGGCCGCCAGTGTTCCTGGAACGAGCCGAACTTCTGCTCGAGATTGATCTTTTCCACCGCCTGACTCATGAAGCCTCCCGACTGCGTTCGGTTTCCGGAATATCGTGAATGGTCAGCCCCTGCGCCGCCAGTGCGTCGAGGAACCCATGCGCTTCGAACGCCATGGCGGGAGCCAGCGCGCCCGCTACCGGCAAGTCGTCGCGCAGGCGATCCACCGCCGTGCCAAGCATGGTCGCGGTGAAGCCGTAGATATCCTTCCCGTGGGCGATGATCCGTCGCACATCGTCGCCGTGGCGCGCTTCGACCAGTACCGAAAACTCGGTCATCTTCCTTGCCTCCGCGCCCGTCCCCGCTGCCATGGCAGGGTCGATCGACCTGAACGCCTGGATGGTCGACAACGCCATGTGGATCGCAACGTCGCAGGCGTCGGTATGCTGCGGAATCGTCGCCATGTCGACGCCAGGATAGTTTTCGACGACGGCAAGCGGCCCGAGGTCGGGGCCGAAGTCGAAGACGCCGATCTTCGGCGATTCGAGCGCGGTGGTGAACTGGCCCGATTCGTAGCGCAGTCTCGGCTCGCCCTGCGTCCGGGATGCCGTCATCATCGAGCCGCGCGTGGGAATCCAGCCATCGACGCGATAGGCCGCGGCAATCGTCGTCACCTTGCCCATGCCGCTAGTCAGGCGGCTGGCAAGGAGATCGCCGAGGCCTCCGAAAGTGGCCAATCCCGGCACCAGGACCACGCCGGCACGTTCGGCGGCGCGGCCCAGGTTGTCGAACAGACGCCTTGCGGCCAGTTGCTCCACGGCATTGGTGTCGAGGTAATGCGCGCCGCGATCGATGGCGGCCAGCGCGAGGGCGAATGACGTGTCCGCATGCGGGCCGGCACAGTTGATCACCACGTCGGCCCCGTGGAACATCGCGTGCAGTGCCACCGTATCGCCGACTTCCGCGGTGGCGATGGTCGCCGCACCGTTTAGACCTTCCGCCACGCGCTGCAATGCGTTGCGATTCCGTCCAGCCAACAGGGGCGTGTAGCCTCGTTCGACGAGTTCCGCCGCGACCAGCTGTCCGGTGTGTCCACTTGCGCCGTAAAGCGCTACTCGTAACTTCTTAGCCATTCGTCATCTCTTCATCCTGTGTCCCGCCCCAGGACAAGCCTAGGGCGGGACGAGGGAACGAACGGCTCGAATTACAGGGGTTACCCGCAATTTTTTATCGGTTCTTGCCCCGGTGCTGCCTGGCGTATTCACCATAGGCTTCCATGCCCACGTCGCGCCGGAGCAGCTTCGAGTCCGGGTCCACCACGTACAAGGTGTTCTCGGCCGGTAGCGTGACGTCGCCCTTGCCGTCGGCCATGGGCAGGGTCACCACGCGGTCGCCGACCTTCACGTCCACCGGGAGCGGGAAGGGGCCGTTGCCCGGCACGCGCCAGCTCAGGTGCAGCAGCGTGCCATCCTGCTTTACCTGCAGTTCGGGCAGTGCCGCCTGATACAGGTACACGTTGAAGAACCAGCCCATGTCCTTGCCGGTGACCTTGTCGACGATGTCGATGAACTCCTTCGTGGTGCCGTAACGCGGGGCGAAATTGCCCGGCAGCGGGTTCTCGGTGCCGTAGACCATCAGGCGAACCGAGCGGTAGAAGGCGTCGTCGCCTATGAGGTTACGCAGGGTGTGCAGCATCAGCGCACCCTTGTTGTAGATGTCCTGGCCGGGGCCACCGCGATCGTCGTTGTAGACGTCCTCCTCGCGACGCGGCGTGCCCGAGACGATGGCATGGCGATTGGCGAGGATGCTGCGCAGGCGCATGAGGCTCGCGAAATAGGCCTGCTTGCCACCGATGGATTCGGCGTAGAGCGGCTGCATGTAGGTCGCGAAGGCCTCGTGGATCCACATGTCGTCCCAGTTGACGTTGGTCACCTGGTTGCCGAACCACTCGTGCGAGAGTTCGTGCTGCAGCAGGTCGTCATAGCCATAAGGCGTCTTCGCGTAGTTGTTGCCATACGCGTTCACCGTCTGGTGTTCCATGCCCTTGTACGGGGTTTCCACGACGCCCATCTTTTCCGAGCGGAACGGGTAGGGGCCGATGGTTCCCTCGAGGAAATCGAGCATGTGCGGGAACTCGGCGAAAAGCGTGCGTGCCTTGGCCTCGTCGTCCACGTACCAGTAGTGCATCGGATAGGAGTCGCCGAAGCGGCTCTTATAGGTGGCCGTCAGTTCGCGGTATGGCCCGATGTTCAGCGAGATGCCGTAGGTGCTCACTTCATGCGCACGCCAGTGATAGGTGCGCATGCCGTCCTTTTCTTCCATGCCGATGGCCACGCCGTTGCCCACGGCCACCAGCGGTGCCGGCACGGTGACGTGCTCGTCCACCAGCTTTGGCCGGCCCGTGGGATGGTCGATGCACGGCCAGAAGATGTCGCAGCCTTCGCCTTCCACCGCCGAAGCGATCCAGGGCTGACCGCTGGGGGTGGTCGACCAGACCATGCCGCCGTCCCACGGCGGCTTGACCGCCGTATGCGGCCGGCCGTGGTAGATCACGCGCACCGCCGTCGTCGCGCCGGTGTCCAGCGGATGCGGAAGGTCGATGTCCAGATGGCCGTCCGTATTGCGATAGGCCGAGGCGGCCACACGCTGGCCATCCACTTCCACCGCGTCGATCGGCAGGTTCCTGTCGAGGTCGAGCACCACGCGCTTGAGTGGCGATTTCAGCCGGAAGGTGAGGGTGGCATCGCCTTCGAGGCGACGGGCTTCCGGGTCCACCTTGAAGTGCAGGTCGGCGTGTTCGAACGACACCGCCTGTTGCTCGGGCGTCAGCGGCGCGCCGGAGTTGGTGGTGAAGTCCGTCAGCGGCGGCGGCGCGGGCGGGGCGGACGGCGCGCATGCCACGGCGCTCAGCGCGAGGCAGATGGCCAGCGGAAGGGGATATCGCATGGTGGGGATGGTCCTGGCGGGCGGCGCAAACCTCCGACCATAGGAAGCCGGGCGACTGGAACGCATGTGCCGATAGTCAGGTCCCGAAAGAGGGAAAAACGGTCGAATCCACAGGACCATGACGGCCTGGGGCGAGGGCATCCGATCGCTTCGTGTAACCGGAGCACCTCCCGCGGCGAACACTCCAGCGCCGGGCTGTCTACCGGCGCCAACTCGCAGGGGATCCATGAACAACCGTCACATCACCGCCCTCGCCATGACGCTTGCCTTCGCGGCAGGCATGGCCCATGCCGAAGACCAGGCAAAGAAGCCCGAGGTCAAGGCCTCCGTCGAAAAGTGCTGGGGCGTGGCGAAAGCCGGCCAGAACGATTGCTCGGCCGGCCCGGGCACCATCTGTGCGGGCACGGCGAAGGCCGACTACCAGAAGAATGCCTGGGTCAACGTGCCTGGCGGTACCTGCACGTCGATCAAGACGCCGAGGGGGCACGGAACCCTGACGCAGCTCGACCCTAAACGGTCGTAACGCGATATTTGGAAAGGTCGAGAGCCAGGTAGTCGGTCAGCAGGTTGGCAACGTCCGTCCAGCCCAGGGCTCTCACCTTGCCGATGAGGCTGGGGTTATTCTGGACGATCCCGGCCTTTTCCATCCAATCGGTGCTTTGGGAAACCAGGGTATCGATCAGGTAAGACTCCAGGTCGAACTCGTCGAACTCGTCCTTTTCGATCTGGCTCTCGTCCATTTCGAATTCTTCCGAGTCGTGGGCACCGATCCAGGCGGCATCGACGAGGTTGCCCGACACGATGTCCTGCGCGCCCTTGTCACGGCCTTTTTCGCGCTGGTCCTGCTTCCATCGGGTCCACTGCGGCAGGGTGGTAAACGAACGATAGTTGGCCTGGCGTTCTTTTTCGTTCTTGCGCGCAAGTTGGTCGTCCGGTTGCTCGGGCCCTTCTTCCGTCGCCTGCGGTGCCGCGTTGGCGAGGACACCGAAGTTTGCCCAGACCTGGTCTCGTTTGACGTATTCGGTGGACTTGCGTTTGGCCTTCTTGGACTGATTCGAATCGCTTTCGAGATTGATCTTGACGTTCTGGACGACGACGGGTTCCTCGCGATCGTCCACCCATGCTTGACCGTCGAGCCGCTGCGGGATCATGCGCATATCGAGTGAGGTGGGAATGGCATTCTGCGCGCTAGTGAGACCGTCGTTGCGCCCATAGTTGGCCGACACTTCGAGGTCCACGACGACACCCCTCGTCAGCAACGCTTCCACGTGCGCATCGAAAGGAATCATCTGGGCGTTGGCGTCCGTCGAGATCGGCACCATGTTCCTGGCGTCCGCCGGACCGCCGAACTTGTGATTCAGCAGGTGTCCGTCCTTGAAGGCGATGGCTTCCTGCTCGGCTTTGAGCTTCTGCCACAAGGGCGTGTTTACCGTCTCCCTCTTCCCCGTGTGGATCCCGTTCGGGAGAGCCAGCGGTC
Coding sequences:
- a CDS encoding Lrp/AsnC family transcriptional regulator; its protein translation is MARPRRSATIDPPDAFDLAILRILQQDNLTPQRVIGDRVNLSAPAVQRRIRRMEKEGVIQENVAVVDPERIGSALTIVVLVQVENETSDLIDKAKKSFTDDPNVQQCYYVTGATDFVLVVTVADMAEYERLTRRLFFANGNVKRFETLIAMDRVKTSLRVPIEAPERR
- a CDS encoding M1 family metallopeptidase, with amino-acid sequence MRYPLPLAICLALSAVACAPSAPPAPPPLTDFTTNSGAPLTPEQQAVSFEHADLHFKVDPEARRLEGDATLTFRLKSPLKRVVLDLDRNLPIDAVEVDGQRVAASAYRNTDGHLDIDLPHPLDTGATTAVRVIYHGRPHTAVKPPWDGGMVWSTTPSGQPWIASAVEGEGCDIFWPCIDHPTGRPKLVDEHVTVPAPLVAVGNGVAIGMEEKDGMRTYHWRAHEVSTYGISLNIGPYRELTATYKSRFGDSYPMHYWYVDDEAKARTLFAEFPHMLDFLEGTIGPYPFRSEKMGVVETPYKGMEHQTVNAYGNNYAKTPYGYDDLLQHELSHEWFGNQVTNVNWDDMWIHEAFATYMQPLYAESIGGKQAYFASLMRLRSILANRHAIVSGTPRREEDVYNDDRGGPGQDIYNKGALMLHTLRNLIGDDAFYRSVRLMVYGTENPLPGNFAPRYGTTKEFIDIVDKVTGKDMGWFFNVYLYQAALPELQVKQDGTLLHLSWRVPGNGPFPLPVDVKVGDRVVTLPMADGKGDVTLPAENTLYVVDPDSKLLRRDVGMEAYGEYARQHRGKNR
- a CDS encoding DUF2282 domain-containing protein: MNNRHITALAMTLAFAAGMAHAEDQAKKPEVKASVEKCWGVAKAGQNDCSAGPGTICAGTAKADYQKNAWVNVPGGTCTSIKTPRGHGTLTQLDPKRS
- a CDS encoding diaminopropionate ammonia-lyase codes for the protein MFELNTLPDYRQPLEKADRLALQCKPNPDLDTFLRLSGGGDPTPLHSLRALAAHLDVAAIHVKDEGFRLGMGSFKALGGGYAVARMILEEASLRLTRTVTFDELQTPAVEAVARTMTFACATDGNHGRSVAMGAARMGAQSAIVVHEGVSGPRVDAIRNAGATIIRVPGTYDDAVAQASRLCAECGWRLVSDTSWIGYEHVPLLVMQGYTAIVREIVDALPEPPTHVFLQAGVGGMAAAVAACLADAYGSWAPMTTVVEPDRAACVFRSAAAGKPLKIAATEPTVMAMLECYEPSMVAWRILARLADVFMTVDEQEAIDAMRCFADPCGDDPAIVAGESGGVGLAGLLQVAGRARYRDVIGLDTDSRVLVINTEGATDPLRYEKLLAQVAFS
- a CDS encoding LysE family translocator → MPISDMPGIDHFGAFLMGCAVLNLTPGLDTFYILARSSREGRVVGIAAALGINAGCLVHTVAAVLGVSTILATSAAAFAALKYIGAAYLCWLGIRMLLKRPVAETATVTEGRGFMPAFMQGLFTNALNPKVALFYLAFLPPFVSLHAANVPFALLVLGLSFIATGLCWSMVLALVGARFRNLLEGRPATQTWMDRACGAVLVGFGSLLAIQQRR
- a CDS encoding cupin domain-containing protein; its protein translation is MSQAVEKINLEQKFGSFQEHWRPKTIAGLNGQEVKVVKVQGVFPWHTHAVEEEMFLVWRGVFRVEFRDRVVELHPGEMVVVPCGVEHRTAADEEAEVIIFEPAATRNTGDVIDEVYTAPLDAHI
- a CDS encoding saccharopine dehydrogenase NADP-binding domain-containing protein, translated to MAKKLRVALYGASGHTGQLVAAELVERGYTPLLAGRNRNALQRVAEGLNGAATIATAEVGDTVALHAMFHGADVVINCAGPHADTSFALALAAIDRGAHYLDTNAVEQLAARRLFDNLGRAAERAGVVLVPGLATFGGLGDLLASRLTSGMGKVTTIAAAYRVDGWIPTRGSMMTASRTQGEPRLRYESGQFTTALESPKIGVFDFGPDLGPLAVVENYPGVDMATIPQHTDACDVAIHMALSTIQAFRSIDPAMAAGTGAEARKMTEFSVLVEARHGDDVRRIIAHGKDIYGFTATMLGTAVDRLRDDLPVAGALAPAMAFEAHGFLDALAAQGLTIHDIPETERSREAS